One genomic segment of Mytilus galloprovincialis chromosome 5, xbMytGall1.hap1.1, whole genome shotgun sequence includes these proteins:
- the LOC143074073 gene encoding uncharacterized protein LOC143074073 produces the protein MESISQDEEYYVRMSLLLTGIAPRAVRKCFDNEFAPASLDVSLNKEYNKLRDMQKKRRINQSQWNLLFPRRPDVPDSKTFDVTLMITLLRNLTSMNPPVYGFDSLPDAAETTPSADLARIKHYRNYLSHTDNGKLDDTFFNTAWTDVTGAIERIGGRPMKQECDQLKTKFLDQTNQEIIRGIKRSNDEIKDIKKSFKRMKRSHSIMRREMKIIKTSQQDPVPPNVRAKIKETLKAWKDTDDKMFIKTRAAQQVLKCIQENSCVTITASSGVGKTATLRHVALQMAENKYDVLPVTFPDDILKFYNPNNMSKKTMFIVDDLCGNYSFNQGEINIWEPVIDHLKMVLERKLTKIIVACRLQVYNDEKFECLSLFKSCVCNILSKNICLSETEKQEIAKLYLKEKTSDISQYYDLYDCFPLLCKLYHDNPKLEVTDFFENPFSVYETEIDKLLKKGYHTKYCALALCVFFNNNVNEEMLMENVNEETRTIIEHICEACKLNRGTSRTILLDELDSLTHTFIKKKKNVYKTIHGKIFDFLVYYFANKIMHCLIQNADSGVIKERFVLERKDDTEQFITVIPQQYHHIYIQRMIDDWENGKVQDVFSNINMKVPRFREKFLLHLNTLGVSQQKQLAQRCNDKQEYDDFSLSRVYYAECDYWNCSSSDEDDNDEGRRDEDYYPTALLHCCSIGDVSFVQWCCNHGVDINGCTYSGQSPVLTACVNGHIKVVQFLLDSGADFNHCDDEEQSSVMKACEHGHIEILKLLLDKGAEFNQCDVRGQSSVMKACEHGHTEIVKILLDRGTDVNTYDIMRNTSLMKACENGHTEIVNMLLNRGATYKCVNWLSRSPVMMACTQGHTKIVKMLLDKGEDINTCYVFGESLLFYACESGRIDIVKMLLHRGADCNTCDVQGQSPLMVAVENDHTEIKNLLLDTLGTV, from the exons ATGGAATCCATTTCTCAAGATGAAGAATATTACGTTCGAATGAGTTTATTACTAACTGGAATTGCTCCACGTGCAGTGAGGAAGTGTTTTGATAATGAATTTGCTCCAGCAAGTTTAGATGTCTCACTGAATAAAGAGTATAACAAACTGCGTGACATGCAAAAGAAACGGCGAATCAACCAATCACAGTGGAACCTCCTGTTTCCAAGACGTCCTG ATGTTCCAGATTCTAAAACTTTTGATGTGACGCTGATGATAACATTATTGAGGAACTTGACTTCAATGAACCCTCCCGTTTATGGCTTTGACAGTTTACCTGATGCAGCAGAGACAACACCATCAGCAGATTTAGCAAGAATAAAACACTACAGGAATTATTTGTCTCATACGGATAATGGTAAACTAGACGATACTTTCTTCAACACAGCCTGGACTGATGTAACTGGA GCCATTGAAAGAATAGGTGGGCGGCCAATGAAGCAGGAATGTGATCAGCTGAAAACTAAATTCCTAGATCAAACCAACCAAGAAATAATAAGGGGCATCAAACGTTCAAATGATGAAATCAaggatataaaaaaatcatttaaaagaatGAAACGCTCACATTCTATTATGAGAagagaaatgaaaataataaaaacatctcaACAGGATCCAGTACCACCGAATGTTAGAG CAAAAATCAAAGAAACACTTAAAGCCTGGAAAGACACTGATGATAAGATGTTTATAAAAACAAGAGCTGCTCAACAGGTTCTCAAATGTATTCAAGAAAATAGTTGTGTAACAATTACTGCTAGTTCTGGTGTCGGAAAGACAGCAACACTCCGACACGTGGCTTTACAAATGGCAGAAAACAAATACGATGTTCTTCCTGTGACATTTCCAgatgacattttaaaattttataacccAAATAACATGAgtaaaaaaacaatgtttattgTTGATGATTTATGTGGAAATTATTCTTTTAACCAGGGTGAAATTAATATTTGGGAACCAGTTATTGATCATTTGAAAATGGTTCTTGAAcgtaaactcacaaaaataatTGTAGCATGTCGGTTACAGGTTTACAATGATGAAAAGTTTGAATGTTTATCACTATTCAAGTCATGTGTATGTAATATTTTATCTAAGAACATTTGTTTGTCTGAAACTGAAAAGCAAGAAATTGCTAAGTTGTATCTCAAAGAAAAAACATCTGATATCAGTCAATACTATGATTTATATGATTGTTTTCCACTTCTATGTAAACTATATCATGATAATCCTAAACTTGAAGTTACAGATTTCTTCGAGAATCCATTTTCAGTTTATGAAACAGAAATTGACAAGCTACTCAAGAAAGGGTATCACACCAAATACTGTGCTTTAGCTTTATGTGTCTTCTTCAACAACAATGTGAATGAAGAAATGCTGATGGAAAATGTGAATGAAGAAACCAGAACTATTATCGAACACATTTGTGAGGCGTGTAAATTAAATAGAGGAACTTCAAGAACTATTCTTCTGGATGAACTTGATTCACTAACACATACatttataaagaagaagaaaaacgtTTACAAGACGATCCATggtaaaatatttgactttttggTTTACTACTTTGCAAACAAAATAATGCATTGCCTGATCCAGAACGCAGATAGTGGTGTGATAAAAGAAAGATTTGTATTAGAAAGAAAGGATGACACGGAGCAATTTATTACTGTTATACCACAACAGTATCATCATATCTACATACAGAGAATGATAGATGACTGGGAAAACGGAAAAGTACAAGATGTATTCAGCAACATCAATATGAAGGTTCCTCGTTTCAGAGAGAAATTTCTGTTACATTTGAATACACTAGGTGTATCTCAACAAAAACAACTGGCACAAAGATGTAATGATAAACAAGAGTATGACGATTTTAGTTTAAGCCGTGTATATTATGCCGAATGTGACTATTGGAATTGCTCTAGTTCTGATGAGGATGACAATGATGAGGGGAGAAGGGACGAGGATTACTACCCTACTGCTTTATTACATTGTTGTTCTATAGGAGATGTTTCCTTTGTCCAGTGGTGTTGTAATCATGGTGTTGATATAAACGGGTGTACATATAGTGGACAATCACCTGTTTTGACTGCATGTGTAAATGGTCATATAAAAGTAGTACAGTTTTTGTTAGACAGTGGAGCAGATTTTAATCACTGTGATGACGAGGAACAGTCATCTGTTATGAAGGCGTGTGAACATGGTCATATAGAAATACTGAAGTTGTTGTTAGATAAAGGAGCAGAATTTAATCAATGTGACGTCAGGGGGCAGTCATCTGTAATGAAGGCATGTgaacatggtcatacagaaatagtaaagattttGTTAGACAGAGGAACAGACGTAAATACATATGACATCATGAGGAATACATCTTTAATGAAGGCATGTGAAAATGGTCATACCGAAATCGTAAATATGTTATTAAACAGAGGAGCAACATATAAATGTGTTAATTGGTTGAGTCGGTCACCTGTAATGATGGCATGTACACAAGGTCATACAAAAATAGTcaagatgttgttagacaaaggGGAAGATATAAATACATGTTACGTGTTTGGCGAGTCACTTTTATTTTATGCTTGTGAAAGCGGCAGAATAGATATAGTAAAAATGTTGTTACACAGAGGAGCAGATTGCAATACATGTGATGTTCAAGGACAGTCTCCTTTGATGGTGGCTGTTGAAAATGATCATACAGAAATCAAAAATCTTTTGTTAGATACATTGGGAACTGTATAG